One genomic segment of Mastomys coucha isolate ucsf_1 unplaced genomic scaffold, UCSF_Mcou_1 pScaffold22, whole genome shotgun sequence includes these proteins:
- the B3gnt9 gene encoding UDP-GlcNAc:betaGal beta-1,3-N-acetylglucosaminyltransferase 9: MRRRPRLCRDAWLTLLLSAALGFLLYTQRDGASPTTRAPPARGRQLPRPTPGLQAREPPNTARAAPLAYEGDTPVPPTPTDPFDFGRYLRAKDQRRFPLLINQPRKCRRDDAAGGSPDLLIAVKSVAADFERREAVRQTWGAEGRLQGALVRRVFLLGVPKGAGTRTHWRALLEAESRAYADILLWAFEDTFFNLTLKEIHFLSWASAFCPDVHFVFKGDADVFVHVRNLLQFLEPRDPAQDLLAGDVIVQARPIRARASKYFIPQAVYGLPVYPAYAGGGGFVLSGATLRRLADACSQVELFPIDDVFLGMCLQRLRLTPEPHPAFRTFGISQPSAAPHLRTFDPCFYRELVVVHGLSAADIWLMWRLLHGPQGPVCAHPQPVATGPFQWNS; encoded by the coding sequence ATGAGGAGGAGGCCGCGCCTTTGCCGGGACGCTTGGCTTACGCTGCTGCTCAGCGCCGCCCTCGGATTCCTGCTCTACACGCAGCGCGATGGGGCATCTCCCACAACCAGAGCACCACCAGCGCGAGGACGACAGCTCCCGCGGCCCACTCCGGGTCTCCAAGCACGCGAGCCCCCCAACACCGCCCGCGCGGCCCCGCTGGCCTACGAGGGGGACACCCCGGTGCCGCCCACGCCTACGGACCCATTTGACTTCGGCAGGTATCTGCGCGCCAAGGACCAGCGGCGCTTCCCGCTGCTCATCAACCAGCCGCGCAAATGCCGCAGGGACGACGCAGCTGGCGGTTCCCCCGACTTGCTCATCGCGGTAAAGTCTGTGGCCGCCGACTTTGAGCGGCGGGAAGCTGTTCGCCAGACTTGGGGCGCCGAGGGTCGCCTGCAGGGGGCACTCGTGCGCCGAGTGTTTTTGTTGGGCGTTCCCAAGGGGGCAGGCACGCGGACACACTGGCGCGCTCTGCTGGAGGCTGAGAGTCGAGCTTATGCAGACATTCTGCTCTGGGCTTTCGAAGACACCTTTTTCAATCTAACGCTCAAGGAGATTCACTTTCTATCTTGGGCCTCAGCATTCTGTCCAGATGTACACTTTGTTTTTAAGGGCGATGCAGATGTGTTCGTGCACGTGAGGAACCTGCTGCAGTTTCTGGAGCCGCGGGATCCGGCACAGGACCTTCTTGCTGGTGATGTGATTGTGCAAGCAAGGCCAATCCGAGCTAGAGCCAGCAAGTACTTCATCCCTCAGGCTGTGTATGGACTGCCCGTTTACCCTGCCTATGCAGGTGGCGGTGGCTTTGTCCTTTCGGGAGCCACGCTCCGCCGCCTGGCTGATGCCTGCTCACAAGTTGAACTCTTTCCCATAGACGATGTCTTTCTAGGCATGTGTTTGCAGCGCTTGCGGCTCACACCTGAGCCTCATCCCGCGTTTCGCACCTTTGGCATCTCCCAGCCTTCAGCTGCACCACATCTTCGAACCTTCGACCCCTGTTTCTACCGAGAACTGGTGGTAGTACATGGGCTGTCTGCAGCCGACATCTGGCTTATGTGGCGCTTGCTACATGGGCCTCAGGGGCCAGTCTGTGCACATCCACAGCCTGTGGCAACAGGTCCCTTCCAATGGAATTCTTAG
- the Tradd gene encoding tumor necrosis factor receptor type 1-associated DEATH domain protein yields the protein MAAGQNGHEEWVGSAYLFLESAVDKVVLSEAYTDPKKKVAIYKALQTALSESGDSPDVLQILKIHCSDPQLIVQLRFCGRLLCGRFLQAYREGALRTALQRSMAAALAEEAVRLQLELRAGAEQLDTWLTDEERCLNYILAQKPDRLRDEELAELENELCKLTCDCTGQGGATQVAPAGSKSLVSSPTEEKPLPAACQTFLFHGQHIVNRPLSLQDQQTFARSVGLKWRRVGRSLQRSCRALRDPALDSLAYEYGRDGLYEQAFQLLRLFIQAEGRRATLQRLVEALEENELTSLAEDLLGVQDGGLA from the exons ATGGCAGCTGGTCAGAATGGCCACGAGGAGTGGGTGGGCAGTGCGTACCTGTTTTTGGAGTCTGCGGTGGACAAGGTGGTCCTGTCTGAAGCCTACACGGATCCCAAGAAGAAGGTGGCAATATACAAGGCTCTGCAGACTGCACTGTCAG AGAGTGGGGACAGCCCTGACGTACTGCAGATACTCAAGATCCACTGCAGCGACCCTCAGCTCATCGTCCAGTTGCGTTTCTGCGGGCGCCTGCTGTGCGGCCGCTTCCTCCAGGCCTATCGCGAGGGGGCGCTGCGCACCGCGTTGCAGAGGAGCATGGCTGCGGCGCTGGCCGAGGAAGCGGTGCGCCTGCAGCTGGAGTTGCGTGCTGGTGCGGAGCAGCTGGACACTTGGCTGACCGATGAAGAGCGCTGTTTGAATTACATCTTAGCCCAGAAG CCCGACCGGCTCAGGGACGAGGAACTCGCGGAGCTGGAGAATGAGCTCTGCAAACTGACGTGTGACTGCACTGGCCAGGGTGGAGCCACACAGGTAGCTCCAGCAGGTTCGAAGTCCCTGGTTTCCTCTCCGACGGAGGAGAAGCCACTGCCGGCCGCCTGCCAGACTTTTCTGTTCCATGGTCAGCACATAG TGAACCGGCCATTGAGTCTGCAAGACCAGCAGACTTTCGCGCGCTCAGTGGGCCTCAAGTGGCGCAGGGTGGGACGCTCACTGCAGCGTAGCTGTCGAGCATTGAGAGATCCTGCCCTCGACTCGCTGGCCTACGAGTATGGGCGTGATGGGTTGTATGAACAGGCCTTCCAGCTGCTGCGTCTTTTCATACAAGCTGAGGGCCGCCGTGCCACATTGCAACGCCTGGTGGAGGCGCTGGAGGAGAACGAGCTCACTAGTCTAGCAGAGGATCTGCTGGGCGTGCAGGATGGCGGCCTGGCCTAA